The genome window GGCTGGTGGTAGCGGGGGGCGTAAgcttaattatgtttatataatgagaGTTATAGTCATATGTGTAATTTTGATGGCTGTGTTTTCGATTGTCTTAATTGCCAAGCAACCTATTTCTTTAGGGCTAGTGCTATTGAGGGGGTCTATAATTGCATGTGTGGAGGTTGCACTGGAGGTTAGAAGGTTGTTAGGGTTCTTATTGTTCCTAACTTACGTTAGGGGTGTAATAGTCCTGTTCTTGTATGTTTTAAGGATCTACCCCAATGAAGTGTATCGTTTTAATCTAGAGTTTATGGTTCTCGTCAGAAGGTGTTGTGCCAGAGCGGTCCTTATGGGTCTTATGAATTACGAGTACAGAGAAATTAGCGGGTCTTTGTTTCTAAGTTTCATGGCTGAAAGAAGCGGGTTAAGGTTATATATCCTAATAGCTGGTGTGTTACTGTTTGTAATATTAGTGGTGTCGTATTTGTGCATAAAAACCATGGTGCCTTTACGAAGAGTAAAATAAACCTAAAATAGAAGATACAGTAGCTTAATTAAAGCGTCTCATTGAAAATGAGGAAGATGGATACTTTAGTACCTTGTGTCAAATCTGTAGGAGGGTTTGATTATGGCCCTAAATTTATGGGCAAAATGCTTCTCATGATTCTAAATGCGGGCTTGAACAAATTAAGTGCAAGTTCAACATCAGTGGGGAAAATTGGTTAATAAAGGAAACTTTAACCCAGCTTTTTGACAAATTCGGGGTCAATTGATGAATGCCAGCAGCCGCGGTTAGATTCAGttcgaatataaatttaagcGGATTGGTTAGAGTcaatgttgtgttataaaactataaaaaaactataggtgCAGTGTAATGTTAACGGTTTTTTGTGGTTATATTCCTAAAGTTTTAGTGAGCTTCTAACGAATCTATGAAGTGAAACCAGGATTAGATACCCTGTTATccatagtttaaaacaaaagttcctcTTAACTAAACATTTGGTTgtcaaagagaaataaatagGCGGTGTCTGAGatagaaaacaggggatcctgggTGTTAAAGGATAACCCACCTACATTTGAGCCTTGTCTTATTAGTGCGTGTGTATGGTTGTTTACTCTAATATGGTGAGTGTCCGGGtaaaatttttggttattactgaaGCTAACTCTTATTTTACTTGCTGAGTTCGGTAAGGTAAGTTACTTTTAGTTAGGTGCAGCTACTAGAATTGGCTATATGCCCATgtagcacaacttcaaaaataattcagattGACATGCAGCTTATGACAAGGTTAATCTGGGATACAGATGTAACTTAAGCAATAATTCAAAGATTGAGCTACTAAAAGGTAGCTCAACTAAGTAGacaaataagataagaaaacttGCCTTTGAAGAAGGACTTGTAAGTaagggttaaaaataaaattaccctGAATACAATCAGATGAGTACTAATCGCCCGTCGCTCGCGGGGAAACCTGTgaaaagtcgtaacaaggtaGCAGTAACGGAAGTTGCTGCTAGGCtataatatgcatatatagtaaataatattatatttgcctTCCAAGCAaaagttctaatgaaattagtgTATGCTGGCCAAATAGTTTAAGCTAAAACGTTGAGCTGTTAATTCAAAATCGCAGTAATTTGCTTTGGCTTGCTTAAGTAGTTTAGGGAAAACATAAGATTTTCATTCTTAAGTCAGATAGTATTTCTCTTAAGTTGTGCTTAGtagttaatgttaatataactgagAACTGCAAATTCTCCATAGTCTAGTTAGGCCTAAGCTTAGTGCCACGTGGGGGATGATCCAGTTGCTTTGATGAAGCAAAGTTCAAAAGTAGTTTTTTGGCACTTAGAACTTCGAAGcgttataaagaaaaattgtagtAAGTAGGGCTTTGAttcctaaagaaaaagttaatcttcttcttcataaataagttaaaagtagttaatatataacttagaaTTGTCAGTTCTAGATTCCTCTTACTGaggctttttataatttatcttttttaaagagacgtgcataattgttttgtgaaaagtgcacttgaattaaaatagtataaataaattttagtacctTTTGCATAAGGGTTTTTCAAGAcaagtttaagaatttaattttcccGAATAAAAGAGAGTTATTTTTTTGAGTTAAGAAATCGTGGCAGAGATTTATTAAACTAAAGAATAGCGGCTAGATACTATTCGCGCTTTTAGATATCTGGTTGGCTTAAAAAGATGTGTAAGCATTTTCCTTAACTATTTAAGGGGTAAAATTTTTTGGGTTAAgctgaaaaatactaaaattgatgttaaaaaaaaaattgggtttctaTAGGCTTTAAACTGGCTATTAGATATTAGTGTATTTTAACTAAAACCAGATGGGGAAAAAAGATTAATTGggttattcatttactttaaaataagccTATGGTTGTAGGACCAGTGACTATGATAAAAAcgagtaaaaatattatttatttggtattactattttgttttaccttaaaaaactaaaggctaaataaaagtttttaaacgaATTCGGCAAACTAAACTTCTCGactgtttaacaaaaacatttccttttgaTGTAAGTAAAAGGTAGTCCCTGCCCAGTGCAACTAGAGTAATGTTTGTTGTAAACGGCGGCGTTAACGTGAGCGTCCTAAGGTAGCGCGATAATTTGCCTTTCAATTGAAGGATGGTATGAAAGGGTTAACGAAGAAGGTGCTGtgtctgaaaatttaatttaaactaacTTTAAGGTG of Mytilus trossulus isolate FHL-02 unplaced genomic scaffold, PNRI_Mtr1.1.1.hap1 h1tg000697l__unscaffolded, whole genome shotgun sequence contains these proteins:
- the LOC134702766 gene encoding NADH-ubiquinone oxidoreductase chain 6-like, which encodes MRVIVICVILMAVFSIVLIAKQPISLGLVLLRGSIIACVEVALEVRRLLGFLLFLTYVRGVIVLFLYVLRIYPNEVYRFNLEFMVLVRRCCARAVLMGLMNYEYREISGSLFLSFMAERSGLRLYILIAGVLLFVILVVSYLCIKTMVPLRRVK